A portion of the Micromonospora vinacea genome contains these proteins:
- a CDS encoding class F sortase has protein sequence MSAEPDPSIRRHRDRRIPLAALVAAGAAVCLAAGTGVGLATTGPPPPVASWHPGCGADCPSVAAAPAPHGPPTRVRVPRIGVDSPLTVLGLDRAGALIPPTDFHTAGWYGGGPAPGDTGPAVLAGHLDSRRGPAVFARLGELRPGDLVEVWRDGQRLSFRVTGSLRTRKDQFPTAVVYGPTPGAELRLVTCGGDFDRRRGHYVDNVVVFAVTEATDPVLPTSAAG, from the coding sequence GTGAGCGCCGAGCCGGACCCGTCGATCCGGCGGCACCGTGACCGTCGGATACCGCTGGCCGCGCTGGTAGCGGCAGGCGCGGCGGTCTGCCTGGCCGCCGGCACCGGGGTCGGGCTGGCCACCACGGGCCCGCCACCGCCGGTGGCGAGCTGGCACCCCGGCTGCGGCGCCGACTGCCCGTCGGTGGCCGCCGCGCCCGCGCCCCACGGTCCACCCACGCGGGTACGCGTACCACGCATCGGCGTCGACTCACCGCTCACCGTGCTGGGTCTGGACCGCGCCGGCGCGCTGATCCCGCCGACCGACTTCCACACCGCCGGTTGGTACGGCGGCGGCCCGGCCCCGGGCGACACCGGCCCGGCCGTACTCGCCGGGCACTTGGACTCACGACGCGGCCCGGCGGTCTTCGCCCGGCTGGGCGAGCTACGGCCCGGCGACCTGGTGGAGGTCTGGCGCGACGGGCAGCGGTTGTCGTTCCGGGTGACCGGGTCGTTGCGGACCCGCAAGGACCAGTTTCCGACGGCCGTGGTCTACGGGCCGACGCCCGGGGCGGAGCTGCGCCTGGTCACCTGCGGGGGTGACTTCGACCGGCGGCGGGGCCACTACGTCGACAACGTGGTGGTGTTCGCGGTCACCGAGGCCACCGACCCGGTCCTGCCGACGTCCGCCGCAGGCTGA
- a CDS encoding DUF2203 domain-containing protein — protein sequence MFTLAQARHLVATLQPRVDELIRVRADLAELRVDLADHGVSALGGLAEVKALEARLHAVVDELHQHDIQVKGIAPVLLDFPGERAGRAVLWCWLEGDSDVRWYHRAECGFAGRRPL from the coding sequence GTGTTCACACTTGCCCAGGCCCGGCACCTGGTGGCCACTCTGCAGCCGCGCGTCGACGAGTTGATCCGGGTCCGGGCCGATCTCGCCGAGTTGCGCGTCGATCTGGCCGACCACGGCGTGAGTGCGCTCGGTGGGCTTGCCGAGGTGAAGGCGCTGGAGGCCCGGCTGCACGCCGTCGTCGACGAGCTGCACCAGCACGACATCCAGGTCAAGGGCATCGCCCCGGTGCTGCTCGACTTCCCCGGCGAGCGGGCCGGCCGCGCCGTGCTCTGGTGCTGGCTGGAGGGCGACTCCGACGTGCGCTGGTACCACCGGGCCGAGTGCGGCTTCGCCGGCCGCCGCCCCCTCTGA
- the proC gene encoding pyrroline-5-carboxylate reductase → MSAGVHTVAVIGAGKIGELMLSGLLRSGWPVDRLLATARRPARAEELTARYGVRVVDNLTAVDEAAVLAVSVKPQDAAALLDEIGPKVPADKLVISLCAGLPTSFFSRRLPDGTPVVRVMTNTPALVDEAMTAISAGAYATGAHLTLAEEMFKPLGQTIRVPESQQDAVTALSGSGPAYFYLLVEAMIDAGILLGLPRQVAHELIVQTAIGSAVMLRDSGEHPVKLREAVTSPAGTTISAIRELEKHGVRAAMLAALEAARDRARELAAQAD, encoded by the coding sequence ATGTCAGCCGGAGTGCACACGGTCGCGGTGATCGGCGCGGGCAAGATCGGTGAGCTGATGCTCTCCGGGCTGCTGCGCTCGGGATGGCCGGTGGACCGGCTGCTGGCCACCGCCCGCCGGCCCGCTCGCGCCGAGGAGTTGACCGCCCGCTACGGCGTACGGGTGGTCGACAACCTGACCGCGGTGGACGAAGCTGCGGTGCTCGCGGTCTCGGTGAAGCCGCAGGACGCCGCCGCGCTCCTCGACGAGATCGGCCCCAAGGTGCCGGCCGACAAGCTCGTCATCTCGCTCTGCGCCGGTCTGCCCACCAGCTTCTTCAGCCGCCGGTTGCCCGACGGCACTCCGGTGGTGCGGGTGATGACCAACACCCCTGCGCTGGTCGACGAGGCGATGACCGCGATCTCCGCCGGCGCGTACGCCACCGGGGCGCACCTGACGTTGGCCGAGGAGATGTTCAAGCCGCTCGGCCAGACGATCCGGGTGCCCGAGTCGCAGCAGGACGCGGTCACCGCGCTCTCCGGCTCCGGCCCGGCCTACTTCTACCTGCTGGTCGAAGCCATGATCGACGCGGGGATCCTGCTCGGGCTGCCCCGTCAGGTGGCGCACGAGCTGATCGTGCAGACCGCGATCGGGTCGGCGGTGATGCTGCGCGACTCCGGCGAGCACCCGGTCAAGCTGCGCGAGGCCGTCACCTCGCCGGCCGGTACCACCATCTCCGCGATCCGTGAGCTGGAGAAGCACGGCGTACGCGCGGCGATGCTCGCCGCGCTGGAGGCCGCCCGGGATCGCGCCCGCGAGTTGGCGGCACAGGCCGACTGA